A region of Nocardioides sp. JS614 DNA encodes the following proteins:
- the gcvT gene encoding glycine cleavage system aminomethyltransferase GcvT, whose product MVDLHEQELRSPLHARHVALGAKFAAFGGWSMPLEYSTGIVKEHTAVRESVGIFDVSHLGKAVVAGPGAAAFVNRTLTNDLDRIGPGQAQYTLCCDDATGGVVDDLIVYLHAEDRVLLVPNAANTAEVVRRLAAVAPDGVTVTDRHRDFVVLAVQGTRSDEVLAEVGLPTGHDYMSFVEQTFADETVVVCRTGYTGERGYELIAPNAVAEPLWDALLAAGEEFGMLPCGLGARDTLRTEMGYPLHGQDISLDVTPNEARLGWAVGWRKDAFWGRDKLTAEKAAGPKRQLRGLVATGRGIPRPHMSVSLTPDVLLGEVTSGTFSPTLRKGIGLALIPSFVDPEAEVGVDIRGRREVFQLVKPPFLDPSVREG is encoded by the coding sequence ATGGTGGACCTCCACGAACAGGAGCTGCGCTCCCCGCTCCACGCACGTCACGTGGCCCTCGGGGCCAAGTTCGCCGCTTTCGGCGGCTGGTCGATGCCGTTGGAGTACTCCACCGGCATCGTCAAGGAGCACACCGCGGTGCGCGAGTCGGTCGGCATCTTCGACGTCAGCCACCTCGGCAAGGCCGTGGTGGCGGGGCCGGGCGCCGCCGCGTTCGTCAACCGCACGCTGACCAACGACCTCGACCGGATCGGCCCCGGCCAGGCGCAGTACACGCTGTGCTGCGACGACGCGACCGGTGGCGTGGTCGACGACCTGATCGTCTACCTGCACGCCGAGGACCGGGTGCTGCTGGTGCCCAACGCCGCCAACACCGCCGAGGTGGTCCGCCGGCTCGCGGCGGTGGCCCCGGACGGGGTCACGGTCACCGACCGGCACCGCGACTTCGTGGTGCTCGCCGTGCAGGGCACCCGATCGGACGAGGTGCTGGCCGAGGTGGGGCTGCCGACCGGCCACGACTACATGTCCTTCGTCGAGCAGACGTTCGCCGACGAGACCGTCGTGGTCTGCCGCACCGGCTACACCGGCGAGCGCGGCTACGAGCTGATCGCACCGAACGCGGTCGCCGAGCCGCTCTGGGACGCGCTGCTCGCCGCCGGCGAGGAGTTCGGGATGCTGCCCTGCGGGCTCGGCGCCCGCGACACGCTGCGCACCGAGATGGGCTACCCGCTGCACGGCCAGGACATCTCCCTCGACGTCACCCCGAACGAGGCGCGCCTGGGCTGGGCGGTCGGATGGCGCAAGGACGCCTTCTGGGGCCGCGACAAGCTCACCGCCGAGAAGGCGGCCGGCCCGAAGCGCCAGCTGCGGGGCCTGGTCGCCACCGGTCGCGGCATCCCGCGCCCGCACATGAGCGTGAGCCTCACCCCCGACGTGCTGCTCGGCGAGGTCACCTCCGGAACCTTCTCGCCCACCCTGCGCAAGGGCATCGGCCTGGCGCTGATCCCGTCGTTCGTCGACCCGGAGGCCGAGGTCGGCGTCGACATCCGCGGCCGTCGCGAGGTCTTCCAGCTCGTGAAGCCGCCGTTCCTCGACCCGTCCGTGCGGGAGGGCTGA
- a CDS encoding sigma factor-like helix-turn-helix DNA-binding protein: MRNDADFAAYLAARWPFLLRSLLLIGCPPGAAEAIAQTGLARCYAAWDEVLETDDVDATVYRVVLDVWHRRKRPPVPPVPPVESGGEPGSQAPPRTEAGSEHQVVDPAELRRRLEARLAELTPGDREAVVLHVVAGLSETQVAEVLDRPVRRISAPASPEDLRIVTESIEVLAPPFDGVVAEAGVRRRRRRRIVVASVAAAVLVLAAAGWALSRSPAERPADADWVVLPQPNPVDVPWYAGGLLHLSTVAIRMPAVGDLAAVNDGAVFTDAEGTVWFAAGDGAVTEIGRTAPDARVAVSDQTDWAAWVDPSADVPRLVVHNLVSGKDTGLDLPGSGSVLAVDQARVYYTTTEGDFQWEPAGDPMLLDRTGLLDVESASRVYADSRGIEIVQAIFRVANLRPGIGALLSPGGNFVLSRAGDGSVPFRPLLYDARSGDRMRSGLAAGELALDATFGPNHTVSYLVAPRSEIGAPPAVDGNTEPLVMLRTCDLDPVVCHDVIPLARPGERPLLGH, encoded by the coding sequence ATGCGGAACGACGCCGACTTCGCGGCGTACCTGGCAGCGCGCTGGCCGTTCCTGCTGCGGTCGCTGCTGCTGATCGGCTGCCCGCCCGGCGCGGCGGAGGCGATCGCGCAGACCGGCCTGGCCCGGTGCTACGCCGCCTGGGACGAGGTGCTCGAGACCGACGACGTCGACGCCACCGTCTACCGCGTGGTGCTCGACGTCTGGCACCGCCGCAAGCGCCCGCCGGTGCCGCCGGTGCCGCCGGTCGAGTCTGGGGGCGAGCCCGGCAGCCAGGCCCCGCCCCGGACCGAGGCCGGGAGCGAGCACCAGGTCGTCGACCCGGCCGAGCTGCGCCGGCGGCTCGAGGCGCGGCTCGCCGAGCTGACGCCGGGGGACCGCGAGGCGGTGGTGCTCCACGTCGTCGCCGGCCTCTCCGAGACCCAGGTGGCCGAGGTGCTGGACCGCCCGGTCCGCAGGATCAGCGCGCCGGCGTCCCCCGAGGACCTGCGGATCGTGACCGAGTCCATCGAGGTGCTCGCCCCGCCCTTCGACGGCGTGGTCGCGGAGGCCGGTGTCCGGCGCCGCCGACGCCGGAGGATCGTGGTCGCCTCGGTCGCCGCAGCCGTCCTCGTCCTCGCGGCGGCCGGCTGGGCGCTGTCCCGTTCGCCGGCCGAGCGGCCGGCGGACGCCGACTGGGTGGTCCTGCCGCAGCCGAACCCCGTCGACGTGCCCTGGTACGCCGGCGGGCTGCTGCACCTCTCGACGGTCGCCATCCGGATGCCGGCCGTGGGCGACCTCGCGGCGGTCAACGACGGGGCCGTGTTCACCGACGCCGAGGGGACGGTCTGGTTCGCCGCGGGCGACGGCGCGGTCACCGAGATCGGCCGGACCGCGCCCGACGCCAGGGTGGCGGTGTCGGACCAGACCGACTGGGCCGCGTGGGTGGATCCCTCCGCCGACGTACCCCGCCTGGTGGTGCACAACCTCGTGTCGGGCAAGGACACCGGCCTGGACCTGCCCGGGTCGGGCTCGGTGCTGGCCGTCGACCAGGCGCGGGTCTACTACACGACGACCGAGGGCGACTTCCAGTGGGAGCCGGCGGGGGACCCGATGCTGCTGGACCGCACCGGCCTGCTGGACGTGGAGTCGGCCAGCCGGGTCTACGCCGACTCCCGCGGGATCGAGATCGTGCAGGCGATCTTCCGGGTCGCGAACCTGCGTCCGGGGATCGGCGCCCTGCTCTCGCCCGGCGGCAACTTCGTGCTGAGCCGGGCCGGCGACGGCTCGGTGCCGTTCCGGCCGCTGCTGTACGACGCGCGCTCCGGCGACCGGATGCGCTCCGGGCTGGCCGCCGGCGAGCTCGCCCTGGACGCGACGTTCGGCCCCAACCACACGGTGAGCTACTTGGTCGCGCCCCGCTCCGAGATCGGCGCACCGCCGGCGGTCGACGGCAACACCGAGCCGCTGGTCATGCTGCGCACCTGCGACCTGGACCCCGTGGTGTGCCACGACGTGATCCCGCTGGCGCGCCCGGGTGAGCGGCCGCTGCTGGGCCACTGA
- a CDS encoding PhzF family phenazine biosynthesis protein has protein sequence MRFSQVDVFSSQPLRGNPVAVVHDADGVTDEQMAAFARWTNLSETTFLLAPTQAGADYRLRIWTPGGELPFAGHPTLGSAHAWLEAGGVPATDGELVQECGAGLVRLRRGTTLAFAAPPLIRSGPVDDADLDAIVRALRVRRDDLLEAAWIDNGPGWVGVLLADAETVLGLRPDWAAFGDRQIGVVGRHAADGPADVEVRAFCPDLGIPEDPVTGSLNAGIGQWLAGSRLPSAYVASQGTALLRAGRVHVVKEGQTVWVGGDTRTTISGSVDL, from the coding sequence ATGCGCTTCAGCCAGGTCGACGTCTTCTCCAGCCAGCCGCTGCGCGGCAACCCGGTCGCAGTCGTGCACGACGCCGACGGGGTGACCGACGAGCAGATGGCGGCGTTCGCGCGGTGGACGAACCTCTCCGAGACGACCTTCCTGCTCGCGCCGACCCAGGCCGGGGCGGACTACCGCCTGCGGATCTGGACGCCGGGCGGGGAGCTGCCGTTCGCCGGCCACCCCACGCTGGGCAGCGCGCACGCCTGGCTCGAGGCCGGCGGCGTCCCCGCCACCGACGGCGAGCTCGTCCAGGAGTGTGGCGCCGGGCTGGTGCGGCTCCGGCGGGGCACCACCCTCGCCTTCGCGGCACCGCCCCTCATCCGCTCCGGCCCGGTCGACGACGCCGATCTGGACGCGATCGTCCGTGCGCTGAGGGTGCGCCGCGACGACCTCCTCGAGGCCGCCTGGATCGACAACGGGCCGGGCTGGGTCGGCGTCCTGCTCGCGGACGCGGAGACCGTGCTCGGGCTGCGGCCCGACTGGGCGGCGTTCGGCGACCGCCAGATCGGTGTCGTGGGCCGCCACGCAGCGGACGGTCCGGCCGACGTCGAGGTGCGGGCGTTCTGCCCGGACCTCGGCATTCCGGAGGACCCGGTGACCGGCTCGCTCAACGCCGGGATCGGCCAGTGGCTGGCGGGCAGCCGCCTGCCCTCGGCGTACGTCGCGTCCCAGGGGACCGCGCTGCTGCGTGCCGGGCGGGTGCACGTGGTGAAGGAGGGGCAGACGGTGTGGGTCGGCGGCGACACCCGGACGACGATCAGCGGCTCCGTGGATCTCTGA
- a CDS encoding thymidylate synthase, with the protein MRAYLDLLQRVVDEGVPKGDRTGTGTLSVFGHQMRFDLRAGFPLVTTKKVHTRSVFGELLWFLRGDTNVKWLQDRGITIWDEWADEQGDLGPVYGYQWRSWPTPDGRHVDQIAQVVEQIRDSPDSRRHVVSAWNVADIPDMALAPCHTMFQFYVAPPGPGEESGPGRLSCQLYQRSADVFLGVPFNIASYALLTHMVAQVTGLEVGDFVHTLGDAHLYSNHLDQARLQLTREPRPLPRLVLDSSVTELDAFDLEHIAVEGYDPHPGIKAPIAV; encoded by the coding sequence GTGCGGGCCTACCTCGACCTCCTCCAGCGCGTCGTCGACGAAGGCGTCCCCAAGGGCGACCGCACCGGCACCGGGACGCTGAGCGTCTTCGGGCACCAGATGCGCTTCGACCTGCGCGCCGGGTTCCCGCTCGTGACCACCAAGAAGGTGCACACCCGCTCGGTCTTCGGGGAGCTGCTGTGGTTCCTGCGCGGCGACACGAACGTGAAGTGGCTCCAGGACCGCGGCATCACGATCTGGGACGAGTGGGCCGACGAGCAGGGCGACCTGGGACCGGTCTACGGCTACCAGTGGCGCTCCTGGCCGACTCCTGACGGGCGGCACGTCGACCAGATCGCCCAGGTGGTCGAGCAGATCCGTGACTCCCCGGACTCGCGGCGCCACGTCGTGTCGGCGTGGAACGTCGCGGACATCCCCGACATGGCGCTCGCGCCGTGCCACACGATGTTCCAGTTCTACGTCGCGCCGCCTGGACCTGGGGAGGAGTCCGGGCCGGGGCGGCTCAGCTGCCAGCTCTACCAGCGCTCTGCGGACGTCTTCCTCGGCGTGCCGTTCAACATCGCGTCGTACGCCCTGCTCACCCACATGGTCGCGCAGGTGACCGGCCTCGAGGTCGGCGACTTCGTGCACACCCTCGGCGATGCGCACCTGTACTCCAACCACCTCGACCAGGCGCGGCTCCAGCTCACGCGGGAGCCGCGGCCGCTGCCCCGGCTGGTGCTCGACTCGTCGGTGACCGAGCTGGACGCGTTCGACCTCGAGCACATCGCGGTCGAGGGCTACGACCCGCACCCCGGAATCAAGGCCCCCATCGCCGTATGA
- a CDS encoding dihydrofolate reductase, giving the protein MTPGGKRVVLVAAVARNGVIGDGPDIPWQLPGEQRLFKGLTWGHILVMGRATYDSIGRPLPGRTTIVLTRSPDWSAEGVHVAHDLPAALALADTLEGEVMVAGGGQVYAAALPVADEQVLSEVDLEPQGDAFYPEFDRSEWRETAREQHDGYDRVVLVRA; this is encoded by the coding sequence ATGACCCCCGGCGGCAAGCGCGTCGTCCTCGTCGCCGCCGTGGCGCGCAACGGCGTGATCGGCGACGGCCCCGACATCCCCTGGCAGCTGCCCGGGGAGCAGCGGCTGTTCAAGGGCCTGACCTGGGGGCACATCCTGGTGATGGGCCGGGCGACCTACGACTCGATCGGCCGGCCGCTGCCCGGGCGCACCACGATCGTGCTCACCCGGTCCCCGGACTGGTCGGCCGAGGGGGTGCATGTCGCCCACGACCTGCCGGCGGCCCTCGCGCTCGCCGACACGCTCGAGGGCGAGGTGATGGTCGCCGGAGGCGGCCAGGTGTACGCCGCCGCGCTGCCGGTCGCCGACGAGCAGGTGCTCAGCGAGGTGGACCTGGAGCCGCAGGGCGACGCGTTCTACCCCGAGTTCGACCGCAGCGAGTGGCGCGAGACCGCCCGCGAGCAGCACGACGGGTACGACCGCGTGGTGCTTGTCCGGGCCTGA
- a CDS encoding LLM class F420-dependent oxidoreductase, whose protein sequence is MELRVFTEPQQGATFDDLVRVAQEAERLGFGAFFRSDHYLGMGTEGLPGPSDAWVTLAGLARETTTIRLGTMMTSATFRLPGPLAIAVANVDQMSGGRVELGIGAGWFEAEHTAYGIPFPGTAERFDRFEEQLAIITGLWATPAGERFDFEGVHYRLADSLALPKPVQPAPPVLVGGLGKRRTPELAARYADEFNLPFVDEATTAAQFARVREACAEQGRDPGTLTWSNALVLCVGADEAELGRRAAAIGREPAELRVNGLAGTPAEVVDKIGRYAELGAERVYLQVLDLADLDHLRLVAAEVLPHV, encoded by the coding sequence ATGGAGCTGCGCGTCTTCACCGAACCCCAGCAGGGAGCCACCTTCGACGACCTGGTGCGGGTCGCCCAGGAGGCCGAACGGCTCGGCTTCGGGGCGTTCTTCCGGTCCGACCACTACCTCGGGATGGGCACCGAGGGGCTGCCCGGCCCGAGCGACGCGTGGGTGACCCTGGCCGGCCTGGCCCGGGAGACCACGACCATCCGGCTCGGCACGATGATGACCAGCGCGACGTTCCGGCTGCCCGGGCCGCTGGCGATCGCGGTCGCCAACGTCGACCAGATGAGCGGCGGGCGGGTCGAGCTCGGCATCGGCGCCGGCTGGTTCGAGGCCGAGCACACGGCGTACGGCATCCCGTTCCCCGGCACCGCCGAGCGGTTCGACCGGTTCGAGGAGCAGCTCGCGATCATCACCGGGCTGTGGGCGACACCGGCGGGGGAGCGGTTCGACTTCGAGGGGGTGCACTACCGGCTCGCGGACTCGCTGGCGCTGCCCAAGCCCGTGCAGCCGGCTCCGCCGGTGCTGGTCGGCGGTCTCGGCAAGCGCCGTACCCCGGAGCTCGCGGCCCGCTACGCCGACGAGTTCAACCTGCCGTTCGTCGACGAGGCGACCACGGCGGCGCAGTTCGCGCGGGTGCGCGAGGCGTGCGCCGAGCAGGGCCGCGACCCGGGCACGCTGACCTGGTCCAACGCGCTGGTGCTGTGCGTCGGTGCCGACGAGGCCGAGCTCGGCCGTCGCGCGGCCGCGATCGGTCGCGAGCCCGCGGAGCTGCGCGTCAACGGGCTCGCGGGGACGCCCGCCGAGGTGGTCGACAAGATCGGGCGGTACGCCGAGCTCGGCGCCGAGCGGGTCTACCTGCAGGTCCTGGACCTGGCCGACCTCGACCACCTGCGGCTGGTGGCCGCGGAGGTCCTGCCGCACGTCTGA
- a CDS encoding flavodoxin domain-containing protein produces MSVLVAFASRYGATRQIAQQIGAVLSVAGHDVRVRPAAAVEAVRDHEAVVLGSSVYRGHWMEQAAAFADRYRAALNDRPVWLFSSGMLANDEGSTTGPSDLDRYADLLGARSRQAFGGALVVRRLDLIDQALRLAPSRRRALRSGDLRDWVDIDHWAHQIAAELSASTLA; encoded by the coding sequence ATGTCTGTGCTTGTGGCATTCGCCAGCAGGTACGGCGCGACGCGCCAGATCGCCCAGCAGATCGGAGCCGTGCTCTCGGTCGCCGGACACGACGTACGGGTCCGTCCGGCGGCCGCGGTCGAGGCCGTCCGCGACCACGAGGCCGTGGTGCTGGGCAGCTCGGTCTACCGCGGCCACTGGATGGAGCAGGCGGCCGCGTTCGCCGATCGGTACCGCGCCGCGCTCAACGACCGCCCGGTGTGGCTGTTCAGCAGCGGGATGCTCGCGAACGACGAGGGCTCCACCACCGGGCCCTCCGACCTGGACCGGTACGCCGACCTGCTCGGGGCCCGGAGCCGCCAGGCGTTCGGCGGGGCGCTCGTCGTCCGCCGCCTGGACCTGATCGACCAGGCGCTGCGACTGGCGCCGTCACGCCGGCGAGCGCTGCGGTCGGGCGACCTGCGCGACTGGGTCGACATCGACCACTGGGCGCACCAGATCGCGGCCGAGCTCTCCGCCTCGACGCTCGCCTGA
- the dapA gene encoding 4-hydroxy-tetrahydrodipicolinate synthase: MTSAPAAPFGRVLTAMATAFHDDGSVDLEGTARIAAYLVDHGHDGVVVSGTTGESPTTTTAEDGAILAAVKDAVGGRAVVVAGVGTNSTAHSVELAEQAAKLGADGLLLVTPYYNKPGQAGVLHHFTAVAEASDVPVMLYDVPGRTGTQIALETYEAAIRLETVVAVKDAVGDFTRGVKIMQLGYALYSGDDANNLGWLAHGAAGFVSVVGHAAGEQFKAMADTFQAGDHAGALEIFTRLLPAIDAVMGVPNYGATTAKAALQLLGVLDNRNVRAPLVPLDDDEVAALRAGLAASGLL, translated from the coding sequence ATGACCTCCGCGCCCGCCGCTCCCTTCGGTCGTGTGCTCACGGCGATGGCCACCGCCTTCCACGACGACGGGTCGGTGGACCTCGAGGGCACCGCCCGGATCGCCGCCTACCTCGTCGACCACGGCCACGACGGGGTCGTGGTCTCCGGCACCACCGGCGAGTCGCCGACGACCACCACCGCGGAGGACGGCGCGATCCTGGCCGCGGTCAAGGACGCGGTCGGTGGCCGCGCGGTCGTCGTGGCCGGCGTCGGCACCAACTCCACGGCACACTCGGTCGAGCTGGCCGAGCAGGCCGCCAAGCTGGGCGCCGACGGGCTGCTGCTGGTCACGCCCTACTACAACAAGCCCGGCCAGGCGGGCGTCCTGCACCACTTCACGGCCGTTGCCGAGGCCAGCGACGTCCCGGTCATGCTCTACGACGTCCCCGGCCGCACCGGCACCCAGATCGCGCTCGAGACCTATGAGGCGGCGATCCGGCTGGAGACCGTCGTCGCGGTCAAGGACGCCGTCGGCGACTTCACCCGCGGCGTCAAGATCATGCAGCTGGGCTACGCCCTCTACTCCGGCGACGACGCGAACAACCTCGGCTGGCTCGCGCACGGCGCCGCCGGCTTCGTCTCCGTCGTCGGGCACGCCGCCGGCGAGCAGTTCAAGGCGATGGCCGACACCTTCCAGGCCGGCGACCACGCCGGCGCGCTCGAGATCTTCACGCGGCTGCTCCCCGCGATCGACGCCGTCATGGGCGTCCCCAACTACGGAGCGACCACCGCCAAAGCAGCGCTCCAGCTGCTCGGCGTCCTCGACAACCGCAACGTCCGGGCACCGCTGGTGCCGTTGGACGACGACGAGGTGGCCGCGCTGCGAGCAGGGCTCGCCGCATCCGGCCTCCTGTAA
- a CDS encoding ribonuclease J: MSHPHPELSAPAALPTGGLRVIPLGGLGEVGRNMTAFEYDGRLLLVDCGVLFPEDHHPGVDLILPDWSSIRDRLDDVEALVLTHGHEDHIGATPYLLRERGDIPLVGSELTLALLGSKLREHRLRETVHHVVREGDRARFGPFDLEFVAVNHSIPDALAVAIRTGAGMVLHTGDFKMDQLPLDGRITDLRAFARLGEEGVDLFLTDSTNAETPGFTPAEKAITPVIDQVFRDSKQRIIVACFASHVHRVQQVLDAAYAHERQVAYVGRSMVRNMGIARDLGYLQVPPSVLVDTKDLADLPPERQVLISTGSQGEPMSALSRIAQRNHNFVHIEEGDTVLLASSLIPGNENAVYRVINGLARWGARVVHKGNAMVHVSGHASAGELLYCYNIVKPRNVLPVHGEIRHMLANGELARETGVENVVIAEDGVVVDLIDGVASIAGKVDCGYVFVDGSSVGDITESDLKDRRILGEEGFISVIVVVDSVSGKVAGGPEIHARGFAEDDSTFDEIKQPIIDALDLAVAEGNTDSYQLQQTVRRVVGRWVSATHRRRPMIIPVVIEA; encoded by the coding sequence ATGAGTCATCCCCATCCCGAGCTCTCCGCACCGGCCGCACTTCCGACGGGGGGCCTGCGGGTCATCCCGCTGGGCGGGCTGGGCGAGGTCGGCCGCAACATGACGGCCTTCGAGTACGACGGGCGCCTGCTGCTGGTCGACTGCGGGGTGCTGTTCCCGGAGGACCACCACCCCGGCGTCGACCTGATCCTCCCGGACTGGTCCTCGATCCGCGACCGGCTCGACGACGTCGAGGCGCTGGTGCTGACCCACGGGCACGAGGACCACATCGGCGCGACGCCGTACCTGCTGCGCGAGCGGGGGGACATCCCGCTCGTCGGGTCGGAGCTGACGTTGGCGCTGCTCGGCAGCAAGCTGCGCGAGCACCGGCTCAGGGAGACCGTGCACCACGTGGTCCGGGAGGGCGACCGGGCGCGCTTCGGCCCGTTCGACCTGGAGTTCGTGGCGGTCAACCACTCGATCCCCGACGCGCTCGCGGTCGCCATCCGCACCGGCGCCGGCATGGTGCTGCACACGGGTGACTTCAAGATGGACCAGCTGCCGCTGGACGGCCGGATCACGGACCTGCGAGCGTTCGCGCGGCTGGGGGAGGAGGGCGTCGACCTCTTCCTCACCGACTCCACGAACGCCGAGACACCCGGCTTCACCCCGGCGGAGAAGGCCATCACCCCGGTGATCGACCAGGTCTTCCGCGACTCCAAGCAGCGGATCATCGTCGCGTGCTTCGCCTCCCACGTGCACCGGGTCCAGCAGGTGCTGGACGCGGCGTACGCCCACGAACGTCAGGTCGCGTACGTCGGCCGCTCGATGGTCCGCAACATGGGCATCGCCCGCGACCTGGGCTACCTCCAAGTCCCGCCGAGCGTGCTGGTGGACACCAAGGACCTCGCCGACCTGCCTCCCGAGCGCCAGGTGCTGATCTCGACGGGCTCCCAGGGCGAACCGATGAGTGCGCTGTCGCGGATCGCCCAGCGCAACCACAACTTCGTGCACATCGAGGAGGGCGACACCGTCCTGCTCGCCTCGAGCCTGATCCCGGGCAACGAGAACGCCGTGTACCGGGTGATCAACGGCCTGGCCCGGTGGGGGGCGCGGGTCGTGCACAAGGGGAACGCGATGGTGCACGTGTCCGGTCACGCCAGCGCCGGCGAGCTGCTCTACTGCTACAACATCGTCAAGCCGCGCAACGTGCTGCCGGTGCACGGCGAGATCCGGCACATGCTCGCCAACGGAGAGCTCGCCCGGGAGACCGGCGTCGAGAACGTCGTGATCGCCGAGGACGGCGTGGTGGTCGACCTGATCGACGGCGTCGCCTCGATCGCGGGCAAGGTGGACTGCGGGTACGTCTTCGTCGACGGCTCCTCGGTCGGCGACATCACCGAGTCCGACCTCAAGGACCGGCGCATCCTCGGCGAGGAGGGCTTCATCTCGGTGATCGTCGTGGTCGACTCGGTCAGCGGCAAGGTCGCCGGTGGCCCGGAGATCCACGCCCGCGGTTTCGCCGAGGACGACTCGACCTTCGACGAGATCAAGCAGCCGATCATCGACGCGCTCGACCTCGCGGTCGCCGAGGGCAACACCGACTCCTACCAGCTCCAGCAGACGGTGCGCCGCGTGGTCGGTCGTTGGGTCAGCGCCACCCACCGCCGCCGCCCGATGATCATCCCCGTGGTGATCGAGGCCTGA